Proteins from a single region of Anaerotignum faecicola:
- a CDS encoding VOC family protein gives MKLSYITLMVRDMEKSVSFYRDVAELEVLRRFNIQNGEIVFLSNSLEGTMIELVRLEGAEKVSSRGMVISFQTSEDLNAVHKKAVGLGFEPSQIIDKKPKPKHFTVTDPDGIIVEFSV, from the coding sequence ATGAAATTAAGTTATATAACATTAATGGTAAGGGATATGGAAAAGTCGGTTTCATTTTATAGGGACGTTGCGGAGCTTGAAGTGTTGCGGCGTTTTAATATACAAAACGGCGAAATAGTATTTTTGTCGAATTCCCTTGAAGGGACAATGATAGAACTTGTACGGCTTGAAGGAGCGGAAAAAGTTTCTTCAAGGGGAATGGTAATAAGTTTCCAAACGTCGGAGGATTTAAATGCCGTGCATAAAAAAGCTGTTGGCTTAGGTTTTGAGCCTTCGCAAATTATTGATAAGAAACCTAAGCCGAAACATTTTACCGTAACGGATCCGGACGGCATAATTGTTGAATTTTCGGTATAA
- a CDS encoding uracil-DNA glycosylase, with protein sequence MESLENLKKEYIKKYSGIKLVFGEGNINSKIFLIGEAPGGDEEKKGRPFVGKAGKNLDEFMEIAGLNRNEIYITNVVKLRPYKENPSTMRKSNRTPTEKEIADFLPLLKKELSVINPGLVVTLGNVPLKAVTEDKSASIGKMHGNVINLENGIKLFPLYHPAAVIYNSSLKETYINDLHKLRALIDCIENI encoded by the coding sequence ATGGAAAGCCTTGAAAATTTAAAAAAAGAATACATTAAAAAATACAGCGGCATAAAACTTGTTTTCGGCGAAGGAAATATTAACAGCAAAATATTTCTTATAGGCGAAGCTCCCGGAGGCGACGAGGAAAAAAAAGGACGTCCTTTTGTTGGGAAAGCAGGAAAAAACCTTGACGAATTTATGGAAATAGCAGGCCTTAACAGGAATGAAATTTACATAACAAACGTAGTTAAGCTGAGGCCATACAAAGAAAACCCGTCTACAATGCGCAAATCAAACAGGACGCCCACAGAAAAAGAAATAGCCGATTTCCTTCCGCTTTTGAAAAAGGAGCTTTCAGTTATAAATCCCGGCCTCGTCGTAACGCTGGGAAACGTGCCGCTGAAAGCCGTAACAGAGGACAAATCTGCCTCCATAGGCAAAATGCACGGAAACGTTATAAACCTCGAAAACGGGATTAAGCTTTTTCCGCTTTATCATCCCGCCGCGGTAATATATAATTCGTCGCTTAAAGAAACATATATAAACGACCTTCATAAGCTTAGGGCGCTTATTGATTGCATTGAGAATATTTAG
- a CDS encoding rhomboid family intramembrane serine protease, protein MFKDFAENLCRSLIENGYYTVSPKGGAEITDNTPFIMLARNLSPVLYTVTIINAGAVGENMITSVAEPVNMSMERSLAELRCSYAICLNLLAAPKDPIIFKSYVDKKDNIPGGKINQCWWLADLENKKLLFGKNQPTKIMELDEIIKNVLVRRGGKTESNSGSSFHIEKIEKESLIKGAVPVKSRSCTVTYSLILINLLVWAYVTFTGSQDYFFGLFANNSDKVLNYGEYYRLITCMFFHTTIMHVGYNCLTIYIFGRICEKYMGKSRYVLIYFLSGICGSAASVIFTKGISVGASGAIFGILGAITAFNMNSKKDLEGMGYFTILMFTIAGILMGFGDTGVDNFAHLGGIISGFLISMVFTKFFDGKKQ, encoded by the coding sequence ATGTTTAAAGACTTTGCAGAAAACCTCTGCCGAAGCCTGATAGAAAACGGCTATTACACAGTTTCCCCGAAAGGCGGAGCTGAAATAACCGACAACACGCCTTTTATAATGCTTGCAAGGAACTTAAGCCCTGTTTTATATACGGTTACAATTATAAACGCAGGGGCAGTCGGCGAAAATATGATAACGTCGGTTGCGGAACCCGTTAATATGTCCATGGAACGCTCGCTTGCGGAGCTCAGATGCAGTTACGCCATTTGCCTAAACCTTTTGGCCGCGCCGAAAGATCCCATTATATTTAAAAGCTATGTGGATAAAAAAGATAATATCCCCGGCGGAAAAATAAACCAGTGCTGGTGGCTTGCCGATCTTGAGAACAAAAAACTTTTATTCGGCAAAAACCAGCCCACGAAAATAATGGAACTTGACGAAATAATAAAAAACGTCCTGGTCCGCCGCGGAGGAAAAACCGAATCTAATTCAGGCAGTTCCTTTCATATTGAAAAAATCGAGAAAGAAAGCCTCATAAAAGGGGCTGTTCCGGTGAAAAGCCGAAGCTGCACCGTAACATATTCCCTTATATTAATAAATCTGCTTGTATGGGCATATGTGACGTTTACCGGAAGCCAAGACTATTTTTTCGGACTTTTCGCAAATAACAGTGATAAAGTGTTAAATTACGGCGAATATTACCGCCTTATAACATGCATGTTTTTCCACACAACCATAATGCATGTGGGATATAACTGTCTTACAATTTATATTTTCGGACGTATATGTGAAAAATACATGGGAAAATCAAGGTATGTTTTAATATATTTCCTTTCGGGTATATGCGGAAGCGCCGCAAGCGTAATATTTACAAAAGGTATTTCCGTGGGAGCGTCGGGGGCTATATTCGGAATACTGGGCGCTATTACGGCATTTAATATGAATTCAAAAAAAGATTTGGAAGGCATGGGTTATTTTACAATACTTATGTTTACAATAGCCGGTATTTTAATGGGATTCGGAGATACCGGTGTTGACAACTTTGCACATTTAGGCGGTATTATATCGGGATTTCTGATTTCAATGGTATTTACAAAGTTTTTTGACGGCAAAAAACAATAA
- a CDS encoding pro-sigmaK processing inhibitor BofA family protein, protein MDSVSVIGTMIAACTFFVVLVVFAKPIGILLKIFVNACIGVIGLMAANFLLAPLNFSVGINLLTAGFIGALGFPGFISLYIIKIILG, encoded by the coding sequence ATGGATTCTGTTTCCGTTATAGGCACAATGATAGCCGCATGCACATTTTTTGTAGTCCTTGTAGTTTTTGCAAAGCCGATTGGGATTTTGTTAAAAATATTCGTAAACGCCTGCATCGGCGTTATCGGCCTTATGGCCGCGAATTTTCTGCTTGCGCCTTTAAATTTTTCCGTTGGAATCAACCTGCTTACAGCCGGATTTATAGGGGCGTTGGGTTTTCCCGGATTTATATCGCTTTATATAATTAAAATTATTCTGGGATGA
- a CDS encoding PaaI family thioesterase has protein sequence MTPQERMEKIIDNVINYTKSDNGSGIIKMMNPSFLRCSHENLQLEIKYRIESWELNPQKSMHGGLLCAAFDNTFGMLTHYVADNNFITTVDIATRFLKPITEGDDLIIRAKINSHGRTLVSMTGEAVIENKNLVAATSSATFMILRGKETQINSLHNIK, from the coding sequence ATGACGCCACAGGAAAGAATGGAAAAAATAATTGACAACGTAATTAACTACACAAAAAGCGACAACGGCAGCGGAATAATAAAAATGATGAACCCGTCGTTTCTAAGATGCAGCCACGAAAACTTACAGCTTGAAATTAAATACCGCATCGAAAGCTGGGAGCTTAACCCGCAGAAATCAATGCACGGCGGCCTTTTATGCGCGGCCTTTGACAATACTTTCGGCATGCTTACCCATTATGTTGCCGACAACAATTTTATAACGACGGTGGATATTGCGACGCGTTTTCTAAAACCGATTACGGAAGGCGACGATTTGATTATACGCGCAAAAATAAATTCCCACGGACGCACTCTTGTAAGCATGACCGGAGAAGCAGTTATAGAAAACAAAAACCTTGTGGCCGCAACCTCCAGCGCAACATTTATGATTTTAAGAGGAAAAGAAACTCAGATAAACAGCCTTCATAATATAAAATAA
- a CDS encoding alpha/beta fold hydrolase, producing MKIKKILKSAGAAAAVFAVPAAINKCIFMLSKNKSDCNGQYYTWQYGNVFYKKTGRGRPLLLIHSLAVGASSLEFMYNIDELSKKYTVYAVDLPGFGLSDKPKITYTAFIYSSFINSFIKDVIKKPSAVAASNGSGMFAVIAAKLYPKNISKLILVSPAGIASKMAKNDDITKRTFLELPVYGTFAYNIAASKKNIKTFLIKEGFYAPHKVSKEICDAFYHAAHATGGDVRYAYASLATNYMNMDIKQYFKAIVQPVFVIWGEENSVNPINNMDLLEEMKPESEYFIFEETKLFPHMENPEEFNKIIKEKI from the coding sequence ATGAAAATAAAAAAAATTCTTAAATCGGCAGGAGCGGCGGCGGCAGTATTTGCTGTACCGGCCGCCATAAACAAATGCATTTTTATGCTTTCAAAAAATAAGAGCGATTGTAACGGCCAATACTATACTTGGCAGTATGGAAACGTGTTTTACAAAAAAACAGGAAGGGGACGCCCTCTTCTCCTTATACACAGCCTTGCAGTCGGCGCAAGCAGTTTGGAATTTATGTACAACATAGATGAACTTTCAAAAAAATATACCGTGTATGCCGTCGATCTCCCGGGGTTCGGACTCTCGGACAAGCCCAAAATAACATATACCGCATTTATATACTCGTCGTTTATAAACAGTTTTATAAAAGACGTTATAAAAAAACCTTCGGCAGTAGCCGCCTCCAACGGCTCCGGCATGTTTGCGGTTATAGCGGCAAAACTTTATCCGAAAAACATATCGAAACTTATACTTGTTTCCCCCGCCGGAATAGCAAGCAAAATGGCAAAAAACGACGATATAACAAAAAGGACTTTCCTGGAACTTCCAGTATACGGCACCTTTGCTTATAATATAGCCGCCTCTAAAAAGAATATAAAAACATTCCTTATAAAAGAAGGCTTTTACGCGCCGCACAAAGTTTCAAAGGAAATATGCGACGCCTTCTACCATGCGGCCCACGCTACGGGCGGCGACGTAAGGTACGCTTATGCGTCGCTTGCCACAAATTATATGAATATGGACATAAAACAGTATTTTAAAGCAATAGTCCAGCCGGTTTTCGTAATATGGGGCGAGGAAAATTCAGTAAACCCAATTAACAACATGGATTTGCTTGAGGAAATGAAGCCTGAAAGCGAATATTTCATATTTGAAGAAACAAAACTTTTCCCCCATATGGAAAATCCCGAAGAATTTAACAAAATAATAAAAGAAAAAATATAG
- the argS gene encoding arginine--tRNA ligase, which produces MDFKYEISKAISNAAGIDENEILKAIEIPPNSDMGDYAFPCFKLAKTFRKAPPAIAAEICGKIEKPPFVSEIKIIGAYINFFTDKSFFAKEVITKVLAEGTEYGRSEKGRGKTIVIDYSSPNIAKPFHVGHLRSTVIGNAIYKIHEFLGYNCVGINHLGDWGTQFGKLIYAYKHWGSEKDVEEKGIEELMRIYVKYHDEAEKNPAMDDEARGWFVKMQEGDEEALTLWKWFYDISIKEFERVYDMLGVKFDAYTGESFYNDKMAPVVQELKDKGLLKESEGALIVDLDEFSMPPCLIIRKDGGTLYATRDITAAIYRKKTYNFDKCIYLTALDQNLHFAQWFKVIEKMGYEWSGDLAHVPFGLVSLESGTLSTRRGNVVLMEELLNKSIEETLKIIEEKNPDLPDKENVAKKVGIGAVIFNDLYNGRIKDVVFSWERMLSFEGETGPYVQYTNARACSVIKKAGICEISGEIDFSKVSDESSAEVCKLLDIFPSKVVDSAAKYEPSVISRYLVDLAQAFNKFYHDNVILTDDEETRKARLAVVMAVSNVLKTGLGLLGIGAPEQM; this is translated from the coding sequence ATGGATTTTAAATATGAAATATCAAAGGCCATATCAAATGCGGCCGGGATTGATGAAAACGAAATTTTAAAAGCTATTGAAATACCGCCAAACAGCGATATGGGAGATTATGCGTTTCCCTGCTTTAAGCTTGCAAAAACCTTTAGGAAAGCTCCTCCGGCAATAGCGGCTGAAATATGCGGCAAAATAGAAAAACCCCCTTTTGTTTCCGAAATTAAAATAATAGGCGCATATATAAATTTTTTCACCGACAAATCGTTTTTTGCAAAGGAAGTTATAACAAAAGTCCTTGCCGAAGGAACGGAATACGGCAGATCCGAAAAAGGCAGAGGAAAAACGATTGTTATAGATTACTCGTCTCCGAACATAGCGAAACCGTTTCATGTAGGACATCTCCGTTCTACAGTTATAGGAAATGCGATTTATAAAATACACGAATTTTTAGGATATAACTGTGTGGGAATAAATCATCTCGGCGATTGGGGAACACAGTTTGGAAAGCTTATATACGCATACAAGCATTGGGGTTCTGAAAAAGACGTTGAAGAAAAAGGCATAGAAGAACTTATGCGTATTTATGTTAAGTATCACGATGAAGCCGAAAAAAATCCGGCCATGGATGACGAGGCCCGCGGATGGTTTGTCAAAATGCAGGAAGGCGACGAAGAAGCGCTTACGCTTTGGAAATGGTTTTACGACATAAGCATTAAGGAATTTGAACGGGTATATGATATGCTCGGAGTTAAGTTCGACGCGTATACAGGCGAAAGTTTTTACAACGATAAAATGGCTCCCGTAGTTCAGGAACTTAAAGATAAAGGCCTTCTTAAGGAAAGCGAAGGCGCGTTGATTGTGGATCTCGATGAATTTTCCATGCCGCCTTGCCTTATAATAAGGAAGGACGGCGGAACGCTTTACGCCACTAGGGATATAACCGCCGCCATTTACAGGAAGAAAACTTATAATTTTGATAAATGTATTTATTTAACGGCGCTGGATCAGAACCTTCATTTTGCGCAGTGGTTTAAAGTTATTGAAAAAATGGGATACGAATGGAGCGGAGATCTTGCGCATGTGCCTTTCGGCCTTGTAAGCCTTGAAAGCGGAACGCTTTCCACAAGGCGCGGAAACGTGGTGCTTATGGAGGAGCTTCTTAATAAATCAATAGAAGAAACATTAAAAATAATAGAAGAAAAAAATCCTGATCTTCCGGATAAGGAAAATGTTGCGAAGAAAGTCGGCATTGGCGCCGTTATATTTAACGACCTTTATAACGGCAGGATTAAGGACGTTGTTTTCAGCTGGGAAAGAATGCTCAGCTTTGAAGGTGAAACCGGGCCTTATGTGCAGTATACTAATGCAAGGGCGTGCAGCGTAATCAAGAAGGCGGGAATTTGTGAAATTTCCGGAGAAATAGATTTTTCAAAAGTTTCCGACGAAAGCAGTGCGGAGGTATGCAAACTGCTTGATATATTCCCTTCGAAAGTAGTTGACAGCGCGGCAAAATACGAGCCTTCTGTAATTTCAAGATATCTTGTTGACTTGGCTCAGGCATTTAATAAGTTTTACCATGATAATGTGATATTAACGGATGACGAAGAAACGAGAAAAGCCAGGCTTGCCGTCGTTATGGCTGTATCTAATGTGCTTAAAACGGGCCTCGGACTTCTCGGCATAGGAGCTCCGGAACAGATGTAA
- a CDS encoding conjugal transfer protein TraX, with amino-acid sequence MDRNKIKIIALISMLLDHIGAFIIYPLYMDACIVDGVNIMGDLIPAKAKALYFVYLVLRIIGRLAFPIFAFMTVEGFRKTKNLKMYLKRLFIFAVISEIPYDLVRGAGIFDPSSQNVIWTFIIAVIMMWALEKISQKNENKTCRIVLTALTVSAAAAVSTFSDGGFGGILLIASMYLFGRNKTYYWLSSLISLCIMSIQFMPIQMFAAASLILLEKYNGEKGKGFKYLFYIFYPAHLFIIWLISPLAISLVG; translated from the coding sequence ATGGACAGGAACAAAATAAAAATAATTGCGCTTATATCCATGCTTTTGGATCATATAGGGGCGTTTATAATATATCCGCTTTATATGGACGCATGCATTGTCGACGGCGTTAACATAATGGGGGATTTAATTCCTGCTAAAGCAAAGGCTTTGTATTTTGTATATTTGGTTCTTCGGATTATAGGGCGGTTGGCGTTTCCGATTTTTGCATTTATGACGGTTGAAGGTTTCAGAAAAACAAAAAACCTGAAAATGTATTTGAAGAGGCTCTTTATATTTGCGGTTATATCCGAAATACCATACGACCTTGTAAGGGGAGCCGGGATATTCGATCCGTCCAGCCAGAATGTAATTTGGACTTTTATTATTGCCGTTATAATGATGTGGGCTTTAGAAAAAATAAGTCAAAAAAATGAAAATAAAACATGTCGGATTGTTTTAACTGCCTTAACAGTAAGCGCGGCGGCGGCGGTTTCCACATTTTCGGACGGAGGTTTTGGCGGAATTCTTCTTATAGCGTCTATGTATCTTTTTGGCCGAAATAAAACATATTATTGGTTAAGCTCGTTAATATCTTTATGTATAATGTCCATACAGTTTATGCCGATACAAATGTTTGCGGCCGCTTCTCTTATTCTGCTTGAAAAATATAACGGTGAAAAGGGGAAAGGATTTAAATACCTGTTCTATATTTTTTACCCCGCGCATCTTTTTATAATATGGCTCATTTCACCGCTGGCGATAAGTTTGGTAGGATGA
- a CDS encoding glycerate kinase produces the protein MKFVCAIDSYKGSLTSMQAGNAAKRGILRAFPDAEVTVMPIADGGEGTVETLAEGMDGEICTTSVTGPLGGAVESRFLVVDGGATCVMEMASAAGITLVKEDELDPLRATSYGVGETILAAAEKGCRSFIIGIGGSATNDGGCGMLQALGARFADKNGKEIPFGGGALGDIESIDVSGINPVVKECTFNIACDVTNPLCGPEGASAVYGPQKGADSRTVELLDSNLAHFADLTKKALGKDFSYLPGSGAAGGLGFAFASYLNGRLSKGIELILDLINIDRELDGADCLITGEGRIDFQTAMGKAPIGAAKRAKKYGLKTIAVAGSASIDSAECNGFGIDAVFSISNGPMTLEEAMEKERAEDNLSFTVDQLVRLFGR, from the coding sequence ATGAAATTTGTATGTGCGATAGATTCATATAAGGGGAGCCTCACTTCAATGCAGGCTGGGAACGCCGCGAAAAGGGGGATATTAAGGGCGTTTCCCGATGCGGAAGTAACGGTAATGCCCATTGCCGACGGCGGAGAAGGCACTGTGGAAACGCTTGCCGAAGGCATGGACGGCGAAATTTGCACAACATCCGTAACGGGACCTCTGGGCGGCGCTGTGGAAAGCCGTTTCCTTGTTGTTGACGGCGGCGCGACATGCGTTATGGAAATGGCGTCCGCCGCGGGAATTACCCTTGTTAAAGAAGATGAACTTGATCCGCTGAGGGCTACTTCCTACGGAGTGGGCGAAACGATACTTGCCGCCGCCGAAAAGGGATGCCGCAGTTTTATAATAGGCATAGGCGGGAGCGCGACAAACGACGGCGGGTGCGGAATGCTTCAGGCCCTCGGAGCCAGATTTGCCGATAAAAACGGGAAAGAAATACCCTTCGGCGGCGGCGCTTTGGGCGATATTGAAAGTATAGACGTATCGGGGATTAATCCTGTTGTTAAGGAATGTACTTTCAATATAGCGTGCGACGTTACAAATCCTCTGTGCGGCCCGGAAGGCGCGTCGGCCGTTTACGGCCCGCAAAAGGGCGCGGACTCGCGGACTGTTGAGCTTCTTGACAGTAATTTGGCGCATTTTGCCGATTTAACAAAAAAAGCCTTAGGAAAGGATTTTTCTTATCTTCCCGGTTCGGGAGCGGCGGGCGGCCTGGGTTTTGCGTTCGCGTCGTATCTAAACGGCAGGCTTTCAAAAGGCATAGAGCTTATACTGGATCTTATAAATATAGACCGTGAGCTCGACGGAGCCGACTGCCTGATAACAGGGGAAGGACGGATAGATTTTCAAACCGCTATGGGAAAGGCTCCCATAGGAGCGGCAAAGCGGGCTAAAAAATACGGGTTGAAAACCATAGCCGTTGCGGGAAGCGCGTCCATTGACAGCGCCGAATGTAACGGATTCGGAATAGACGCTGTTTTCAGCATTTCAAACGGCCCTATGACGCTTGAAGAAGCTATGGAAAAGGAAAGGGCGGAAGATAACCTTTCGTTTACTGTGGATCAGCTTGTAAGGCTGTTTGGACGCTGA